A stretch of the Pseudorasbora parva isolate DD20220531a chromosome 13, ASM2467924v1, whole genome shotgun sequence genome encodes the following:
- the LOC137038368 gene encoding uncharacterized protein, with protein MPDDEDDDGVCKVDARDEDDDGVCKVDARDEDDDDGVCKVDARDEDDDGVCKVDARDEDDDGVCKVDARDEDDDGVCKVDARDEDDDGVCKVDACDEDDDGVCKVDARDEDDDGVCKVDARDEDDDGVCKVDARDEDDDGVCKMPDDEDDDGVCKVDARDEDDDGVCKVDARDEDDDDGVCKVDARDEDDDGVCKVDARDEDDDGVCKVDARDEDDDGVCKVDARDEDDDGVCKVDARDEDDDGVCKVDARDEDDDGVCKIDARDEDDDDGVCKVDARDEDDDGVCKVDARDEDDDGVCKVDARDEDDDGVCKVDARDEDDDGVCKVDARDEDDDGVCKVDARDEDDDGVCKVDARDEDEDDGVCKVDARDEDDDGVCKVDARDEDEDDGVCKVDARDEDDDGVCKVDARDEDDDDGVCKIDA; from the exons ATGcctgatgatgaagatgatgatggtgtGTGTAAGGTAGATGCccgtgatgaagatgatgatggtgtGTGTAAGGTAGATGCccgtgatgaagatgatgatgatggtgtgtgTAAGGTAGATGCccgtgatgaagatgatgatggtgtGTGTAAGGTAGATGCccgtgatgaagatgatgatggtgtGTGTAAGGTAGATGCccgtgatgaagatgatgatggtgtGTGTAAGGTAGATGCccgtgatgaagatgatgatggtgtGTGTAAGGTAGATGcctgtgatgaagatgatgatggtgtGTGTAAGGTAGATGCccgtgatgaagatgatgatggtgtGTGTAAGGTAGATGCccgtgatgaagatgatgatggtgtGTGTAAGGTAGATGCccgtgatgaagatgatgatggtgtGTGTAAG ATGcctgatgatgaagatgatgatggtgtGTGTAAGGTAGATGCccgtgatgaagatgatgatggtgtGTGTAAGGTAGATGCccgtgatgaagatgatgatgatggtgtgtgTAAGGTAGATGCccgtgatgaagatgatgatggtgtGTGTAAGGTAGATGCccgtgatgaagatgatgatggtgtGTGTAAGGTAGATGCccgtgatgaagatgatgatggtgtGTGTAAGGTAGATGCccgtgatgaagatgatgatggtgtGTGTAAGGTAGATGCccgtgatgaagatgatgatggtgtGTGTAAGGTAGATGCccgtgatgaagatgatgatggtgtGTGTAAGATAGATGCccgtgatgaagatgatgatgatggtgtgtgTAAGGTAGATGCccgtgatgaagatgatgatggtgtGTGTAAGGTAGATGCccgtgatgaagatgatgatggtgtGTGTAAGGTAGATGCccgtgatgaagatgatgatggtgtGTGTAAGGTAGATGCccgtgatgaagatgatgatggtgtGTGTAAGGTAGATGCccgtgatgaagatgatgatggtgtGTGTAAGGTAGATGCccgtgatgaagatgatgatggtgtGTGTAAGGTAGATGCccgtgatgaagatgaagatgatggtGTGTGTAAGGTAGATGCccgtgatgaagatgatgatggtgtGTGTAAGGTAGATGCccgtgatgaagatgaagatgatggtGTGTGTAAGGTAGATGCccgtgatgaagatgatgacgGTGTGTGTAAGGTAGATGCccgtgatgaagatgatgatgatggtgtgtgTAAGATAGATGcctga